Genomic segment of Candidatus Omnitrophota bacterium:
CCTGAACGCTGCGGTGATTCAAAAGAAATCACCTTGCAGGCGCCGGGATCCCCGCTTACGCGGGATTTCACTGAATAATCGTTTCGGTGTTTAATAATTCGCACTTATAACTTATGTCGTAGCAATAAGCAGTTGACAGCTCCATAAGTTATGTGCTCATTAAGGAGAGTAAGATGGGAAGAAAACCGGTTGATGTCCAGAAATTAGCGAAAGACCTGATAATGACGGATGACCTGGCGGTAAAAAAGGCCCTGGCCAAGAAGATAAGCGACCTGGCCTATAAAAAGGGGATATATCTGTCCAGTATACACGATTTTTACATGGCCCGCGGCAAAGGCGAATTCACCGGATTTACCGTGCCGGCGATCAATCTGCGCTGCATGACCTATGACCTGGCCAGGGCGATATTCAGGGTAGCCAAAAAGAACAACGCCGCGGCTTTTATCTTTGAGATCGCCAAGTCGGAGATGGGTTATACCGCCCAGCCGCCGATCGAATATTCCAGCGTGATACTGGCAGCCGCCATAAAAGAGGGATTCAGCGGACCGGTGTTCATCCAGGGCGACCATTTCCAGGTCAACGCCAAGAAATTCGCAGAGGACCCGGAAAAGGAAATAGAAAGCCTGAAGGCCTTGATCAACGAAGCGGTGGAGAACGGGTTCTACAATATTGATATTGATTCTTCGACCGTGGTTGACCTGACCAAGAGCGACATTAAGAAGCAGCAGTTGAACAATTATAAGGCCTGCGCCAAACTTACCCAGTTCATCCGCAGGATAGAACCGCGCGGTATTGAGGTATCGGTAGGCGGGGAGATCGGAGAAGTGGGGAGCAAGAATTCCACTCCTGAAGACCTGCGGGCGTTTATGACCGGATACAAAGAGGCTTTGCGCAAAGGCCTTACCGGCATAAGCAAGATCAGCATTCAGACCGGGACTTCGCACGGCGGTGTGGTATTGCCTGACGGCAGCGTTGCCAAGGTCAATCTTGATTTTGATACGCTGAAGAATCTCTCTAAGTTAGCCCAGCAGGAATTCGGCCTGGCCGGCGCGGTACAGCACGGCGCGTCCACTCTGCCGGATGACGCGTTTCACCATTTTCCGGAGAACGATACCGCCGAAGTCCATCTGGCTACCAGTTTCCAGAACATGATCTATGACAGCAAGCATTTTCCGGCGGAGCTAAAAACGAAGATCTATGAATGGCTTACGGTGAACTCCGCCTCTGAGAAGAAGGCCGGGGATTCCGATGACCAGTTTTTCTATAAGGCCCGCAAAAAGGCGTTGGGGCCGTTCAAGAAAGAGATAATGAGCCTGCCGGACCAGGTGCGCGACGCGATTGCCGCCGAAATCGAGGATAAATTCGATTTCCTTTTTAAGCAGTTGAACGCGGTGAACAACCGGGAGCTGGTTGATAAATACATAAAGCTGAAGAGGGTGATCATTCGCAAGAGAAAAGAAACCGGGCCGGTGCATCATGACGGAGAAGGCGCTGATTAGTCTATAGTTGATAATCGATAGTCTATAATCAATTATAATGAAAGAGGTGACAATGCGCTCAGATACGATCAAGAAAGGTTTGGAAAGAGTTCCTCACCGCGCGCTTTTGCACGCGACCGGATTGGGCAGAAAAGACCTGGCTCGCCCGTTCATCGGCGTGGCTACGTCCTTCACCGACCTTATCCCCGGGCATATCGGGATGCGCGATCTGGAGCGTTTTATAGAACGCGGCGTCTGTTACGGAGGAGGAGTGCCCTTTTTCTTCGGCATCCCCGGGATCTGCGACGGTATTGCTATGGGGCATTTGGGTATGTGCTATCCTTTGGCGACCAGAGAGTTGATCGCCGATTCCATTGAATCTGTCTGCAACGCGCATCAGTTGGACGGTCTGGTTTGCCTGACTAACTGTGATAAGATAACTCCCGGCATGATCATGGCCGCGACCAGGTTGAATATTCCCACTATAGTAGTTACCGCCGGGCCGATGATGAGCGGCAGGTTTCGTAAGAAGAAACTGGCTTTTGTCCACGATTCATATGAAGCCTTGGCCAGGGCTAAAAAAGGCGATATCTCTCCGGAAGAACTGACTTGCCTGGAGATGGAGGCTTGTCCAGGGGCGGGTTCATGCCAGGGTTTGTACACCGCCAATACTATGGCTTGTTTGACCGAGGCTATGGGAATGTCGCTTCCCGGCTGCGGCACGGCGCTGGCGGTCTCCGCCAAGAAGCGCAGGATCGCCCAGGCCAGCGGCGAAAGGATAGTCCAGTTGGTCAGGAAGGATATCAAGCCGAAGGATATTATCAACAAAAAATCCCTGGAAAACGCCATCCGCGTGGATATGGCTTTAGGCGGTTCGAGCAATACGGTGCTGCATCTGACCGCTATTGCCCATGAGGCTGGTATAAAACTCGATCTGAAGAAATTTGACGATGTATCCAAAGATACTTCGCATATAACCTTATTGGAACCCGCGGGAAGCCATTATATGGAAGACCTGGAGTATGCCGGAGGGATACCCGCGGTGCTTAAGAGATTGAAGGGAAAACTCAACAATACAATGACGGCAAGCGGCAGCAAGGTTTACGCGATCGCTGATAATGCGGAAATAGCCGATGATGAAGTTATCCGGCCGTTTAGCCGCGCCTATCATAAGGAAGGCGGTATCGCGGTGCTTTACGGGAACCTCGCACCTAACGGCGCGGTGGTCAAGCAGTCCGCGGTCAGCCCCAAGATGATGAAATTTACCGGTAAAGCCAGGGTCTTTAACCGGGAAGAAGAAGCTATGCAGGTGATCCTCGCCCAGAATGTCCATCCCGGCGAGGTCCTGGTGATCCGTTATGAAGGGCCTTCGGGAGGCCCGGGTATGCGCGAGATGCTCGCGCCCACCGCCGCTATCGTGGGTATGGGCCTGGCTGAATCCGTTGCCCTGATCACCGACGGAAGATTTTCCGGCGGGACCAGCGGCCCTTGCCTGGGGCATGTCTCTCCGGAAGCCGCCGCAAAAGGACCGATTGCGATTATCAAAAACGGCGATATAATAAACATAGATATACCTAACC
This window contains:
- a CDS encoding class II fructose-bisphosphate aldolase; its protein translation is MGRKPVDVQKLAKDLIMTDDLAVKKALAKKISDLAYKKGIYLSSIHDFYMARGKGEFTGFTVPAINLRCMTYDLARAIFRVAKKNNAAAFIFEIAKSEMGYTAQPPIEYSSVILAAAIKEGFSGPVFIQGDHFQVNAKKFAEDPEKEIESLKALINEAVENGFYNIDIDSSTVVDLTKSDIKKQQLNNYKACAKLTQFIRRIEPRGIEVSVGGEIGEVGSKNSTPEDLRAFMTGYKEALRKGLTGISKISIQTGTSHGGVVLPDGSVAKVNLDFDTLKNLSKLAQQEFGLAGAVQHGASTLPDDAFHHFPENDTAEVHLATSFQNMIYDSKHFPAELKTKIYEWLTVNSASEKKAGDSDDQFFYKARKKALGPFKKEIMSLPDQVRDAIAAEIEDKFDFLFKQLNAVNNRELVDKYIKLKRVIIRKRKETGPVHHDGEGAD
- the ilvD gene encoding dihydroxy-acid dehydratase is translated as MRSDTIKKGLERVPHRALLHATGLGRKDLARPFIGVATSFTDLIPGHIGMRDLERFIERGVCYGGGVPFFFGIPGICDGIAMGHLGMCYPLATRELIADSIESVCNAHQLDGLVCLTNCDKITPGMIMAATRLNIPTIVVTAGPMMSGRFRKKKLAFVHDSYEALARAKKGDISPEELTCLEMEACPGAGSCQGLYTANTMACLTEAMGMSLPGCGTALAVSAKKRRIAQASGERIVQLVRKDIKPKDIINKKSLENAIRVDMALGGSSNTVLHLTAIAHEAGIKLDLKKFDDVSKDTSHITLLEPAGSHYMEDLEYAGGIPAVLKRLKGKLNNTMTASGSKVYAIADNAEIADDEVIRPFSRAYHKEGGIAVLYGNLAPNGAVVKQSAVSPKMMKFTGKARVFNREEEAMQVILAQNVHPGEVLVIRYEGPSGGPGMREMLAPTAAIVGMGLAESVALITDGRFSGGTSGPCLGHVSPEAAAKGPIAIIKNGDIINIDIPNRKLEVKLTKAQIAKRFKNWKAVEPKIKTGYLARYSRMVSSADKGAVVS